In Mesoplodon densirostris isolate mMesDen1 chromosome 2, mMesDen1 primary haplotype, whole genome shotgun sequence, the DNA window GTTTCTCTGGGCTAAGTTTGGGGGTGTGGGGAGCATAGGCATATGCCTTATTACAAACACACCTACAGGATAGATTCCTTTAATTTATTTGGAGTTAAATTGGTTCCTCGGGGGGGGGGATGGTAAATGAGAGCAAAAATGGGAACGTCTGAAGCAAAGATCGAGCTTCTCATGTCAGGCATCTCTTGGCTGATGAGGTAGCAAGCAGAAGACATGAAGTGGGGGATAGAAAGGCTGTGACTCAGGAATTCCTTGTTTACTTGGCTCCTGAACAGATTGCTAACTGGATCCAGGTGTGTGCTCTGGTTTTGTTTTAGAGCCTTTTCGCCACAGgtagggaaggagaggaaaggtgTGGACCATATCCGTAGACAGAGTGGGTGGCAGCATTAGAATTGGTGGAGGTGCTGACagaggcacggacatatatactaGCTGGCTGTGTGGGCTTTTGGTGACCTGCAACTAGAGTGTCTTTGGGCACCCAGGGCACCAACTTTTGTCATGAAAAAAGATTCATAACAAGAAGTTAGAGAAGGATATGGCCAAAATGGTGGCCACCACCGAGTAGCCAAGGACCAGTAGGTAGAGTACATATGAGAACATCCTTGAAAACTTCCAGGTCTTCCTGGAAGGAATTGAGATGGTGGAAACTCTCACAGAGCAGGCAGGGGAAGAGTCAGAGAGACTTTGATGGCCTTTGATTGCCATTCATTTCATGGTGACTCTCCATCGCAGGATAATCTTTAAACTATTTTGGAAAGTTTGTGATCTACAATTTAAAGGTCAAAGGCTCCAGGATTCCAGAGTTCCAGTTCTTCTTTCTAAAGTCCCACAGCGTTAAACAAACATAAATTCTTGCCACAATCTCTTAGATTTGACAGCctaataaatagattaaaaaaaaattcaagacacAATCTCCTCTCTAGACCAAAACTCCTGAAGGTCAAAGATTGAATCTGCACCACCAAACTCAAGAGGTGCTCAAGAAGTATCTGCTGAGTTTAACTCAGTGCAATGTTCTCCTGAAACATCAAGAGTATTCACTAGACGcagtaatataatttttaaatccaaattttattttcacctcattaaaaaaaagccTAACCTTATGTATCAATATGCCTGTTTTCACAAAGCCTTTGCCCACAGTCTGTAAGTTGTCCTAATACTAAGACCAAATGCCAAAAAGCAAATGTTTTTTCCTTGGAGAAAATCTGGAAGAGGCAATTATACTAGACATACTACTCAGAAGGGTCTGTTTcagtgtttttgcttttgtaggtAGCATAATGAGGCCTCTTCAAACCAAACAGTGTCCTGAGAAAAGAGtgaaagccagggcttccctggtggtgcagtggttgagagtccgcctgccgatgcaggggacatgggttcgtgccccggtccgggaagatcccacatgccgcagagcggctgggcctgtgagccatggccgctgagcctgcgtgtccggagcctgcgccttgcaacaggagaggccacaacagtgagaggcccgcgtacagcaaaaaaaaaaaaaaaaaaaaaaaagagtgaaagccAGAAAGCAAAGTTCTCCAGCCTCTAGAGAACAAAATGGCTCTAGCCTCTCCATGTTGTTATCCTACATGGGATGTTCCATATGGAGATGAGGAATGAGACTCAAAGCACAGCTCTCTGGGCTTGAGGGTCTCACACAACTGAAAATGTCCCTGGTCACTTCACACACACCCCATCCTTCAAACCAGCTACCTTGAATCCAATCTGGTGGATGATGTATTACTTAACCTTGAAGTATCAGGTTAGCTTCAAgtttttattgagtacttaccatGCATACGGTGCAGACTTAGAAGATATAGAGGTAAGAAAAAAGACCAACAGTAGCTGTGCAGGGCAGATCGTGTTCCTGCCATTTGGATTCTTCCTTGCTGAATGAAACTCAGCCAATAGATCCTCATAGCAATACTCCTGGGAGTTAAGTTGGGACATATGAGTGGGCATGTAAGACCAAGATCCAAATCtgcaagaagaagaaatgatgGAGAGTCTTCCCAGCCGGTTAGACCTCTGGTTGCTCAGCAGCCCAGTGATAAACAACCTCAACTAGAAGAACCACAAACTGAGAGTCAGGATATTATACCCACTTATAACATTGAAGATGAAGGAGCATCTGTAGCTCAAAGGGCTGATATGGAAGCTGATCAATAGAAACGGGTTCTCTTGAAGACTGTGGATGAGCCTGGAGGTGGTCCTGATGTCAAGAAGGAGATTCTACCAAGTCTAGAGCCTGTTAAAATGCCAGAAGCTGGTGAAGGACAACCACAGATTTAAACAAAGACAGACTGAAGCCAAGCATGCTGTCTTTGGGTTGGAAATTTGACTGCTAACCATCTCTCAATAAAgttttacaacttaaaaaaaaaaggaaataggaaaagAGGCCAAACTAGGACCCTGGCCCCCAAAGTTTGGCTTACAAGCTAGTTGAAGGAAACACAGTGAATATGgatgaatagaagaaaatatttgttcctcagacacttactgagtgccttctttgagccaggctctgtgctggacAACAGGGGTACCAAGGCTGAATTGGTTCCATTTTGTTCAATTCAACACTTGTTATTCATTCAGCATGTATTTATTGAACGTATTTGTAGTAGACCACTGCTTTTCAAGCCTTAATGTGTATGGAGATCATCTGGAGATTCTGATTCCAAAGGTCTGGGGTAAGGCTTGAGATTCTACATCTCCAGAAACCCCCAAGGAATGCCAGTGCTGTTTGTCCCTGAACTATGCTTTGAATAGTAAAGGACTATACAATGTTTTAGTCCTTTGCTATACAGGGGAAAATAAGGTAGCCATGGCCCCTGCCCTGATGAAGCTGATATTCTAacaatgaatataaatattaaacaagGAATCACAGTGAAATACAATATTAATGGATGTTCAAAGTCTTTGGAGGAGCATTGTGTGAGGGGACCTAATTTCACctaggaatcaaaaaaaaaaaagctttcctgAGGAAGTGATGTTTAAGCTGATAGGAATTTGCAAACAATAAAGGAGGAAGAATATttcaggtagagggaacagcatgtttGAAAGCCTGGAGGTGAGAGAAAGCttcaatattcaacaaatattttgagtTTTACCATTTCCAGGCTCTGAGTGTAAGACCCTGCCCTGGACAAAAGCACAGTGGGAGAAACGGACATGGAAACAGATGACTTCAAAACAATGCAGCAAGAGTTCTAACAGTGGTGAGCACAGGGTGCCAGAGGAGTACTGAAGAGGATTTCCTAACCCAGCCCAGGAGAGAGAACATTTGAACGGAACCCTTGCAGAGGAGTGGGAATAAGGCAAGAGAAAAAGATGTGGGAAGGTGGGAGATCTGGTCCTTGCTGCTGGGGACACACAGTCTAGTGGGGTAGTTGGCAAGTTGTGTTATATGATCCTGATTTTAATACAATTTAATCATTGTCcgggaacagtgcctggcacatagtaggcactcattaAATATGTACTGAAAGGATGAATATCTAAATGCCACGTAAGTGATAGACTCAGGATGTCCTAGACATAATTGGGTACTAAGTTGTTACCAACGCCAAGTGCCCTAAGAGTTCAGAGCACTAGGGTGTGAACAAGAACTGGGCTTGAAGGAAGGCTAGAATCTGTGGGATGTAGGGGAGATCAGTAGACATCCAtcctgaaaaggaaaaactatcgGTTCACTGCTGGGagtaaaggatttaaaaaaaaagcacagagcaGGGTTTCTTAATCCAGGGCCCATGGAGCTTCTGGGGCATCTATGAAGCCCCAAAGATTATATGCAAACTCctaggtgtatatatatgtaggaCTATTTTTCTGGGCAAAGAGACTAGAACTTCATCAGATGGTCAAAGGAGTCCAGTGACCATTATTAGGTTAGGACCCTTGGGGAGAGAACAGCTAGCCTATTCTAGGTAGCCTCTGAACCACTTACTGATTACAAATAATTGTGTCAATGGAATTCCAACACAGAAAACTGCGGTCTGAGTGTGCTGGATGGTTGCAGTGCTGCCTCTGAGTGGCATTTTAGCAATGTCCTTGCTGCTACTTATCTATCCAGACTTGTCCACATCGTCAGGGTATCTTCAGCAGCTGATGGAGGTGCCTCCTTCCAAAGGCTATTTATATGCACCCACATCCTTCTCCTTAATGAGTTTCCAGAGGGGACAATGGCCTCTTGTTAGATTGTCAACTGTTGACATTCCTCTGATCTTCTCTCAGTTTCTGTTGAGCAGCAGTTGCTGCAGCCTCCTGAACATCGAACAGGCAATTAATTGGTACagatttaataaatgtattagaGAAGGAAGCTGCATGTTTATGGACTACTTTATGGTCATGCATACTGGACAAGGCATTTTCCCACCAACCTACTTATGCTACCGCAGTGAACACAAAATTTACATATCTGgaagaaaacagtatttttctgAAACATTAATAATAAATGCAGGAAATTTGTCTGTTATGGGTAAATGTCTCCATAGCTTAATTTTGCACCATtctattttggttaaaaatatctacagtgttgggcttccctggtggcgcagtggttgagagtccgcctgccgatgcaggggacacgggttcgtgccccggtctgggaggatcccacgtgctgcggagcggctgggcccgtgagccatggccactgagcctgcgcatccggagcctgtgctctgcaacgggagagggcacaacagtgagagacctgcgtaccgcaaaaaaaaaaaaaaaaaaaaaaaaaaaaatctacagtgtTGTCCCTTACCATCTTCCTTCTAAAATATACTGGTAATTGAAATAGCCCTTCTTTCATCAAGAACTAGGGTTTTGCAAAATAGCAATGAGCAATCCCTCTGTTTGAGGATGCAGGCAATGTTTAAAGTTCTTAGAATGAAATAACCTTAGAGTAGAAACCTTAGCAACCAGGTTGTACTAATAGAAGTATAATGTTCAAAATGAGGGAAGTGATAGTCCCTGTCTCCCCAGGGTTAGACATACCacgtaagaaatattttttattcagtacTTAATGCCACATTAGCAGAGGCATAGCAATAGGCACATGAAGCTGGTGATCTTGAAATGAAGGCAAATGGCAGTAGCTAACATTCGCAGAGTGCTGACTAAGGGATGGGCGCTGTGCTTTGCATTgtacatttaatcttcacaaccaccctACTATTATACTACTATTAATAGTAGGGCACTacaattattatctccattttacaaataaagaaactcaGGTCATGCAgatagtaagtggtggagccagcaTGACACTCGTTCTTTCAGACTTCAGTGGACCTTCAGCGTAGGCAGTTGGTGTATTTTCAGTTAATCTTGCTAGAGATCATTGGTAATCATGAAAATGAAATCATtgccactgtgtgtgtgtgtgtgtgtgtgtgtattagtcgTTTCACCagtcagcacacacacactgtgAGGGCAGTGACCATAGTAATTATGCACATATTTACTTCTAAGGTTTAGCACAGAGCTGGGCACAAGGTAGGTCTTTCTTACATCTTTTACTGAATAAAATAACTAATttcaaccatcaccctgataccaaaaccagacaaagatgtcacaaaaaaagaaaactacaggccaatatcactgatgaacacagatgcaaaaatcctcaacaaaatactagcaaacagaatccaacagcacattaaaaggatcatacaccatgatcaagtggggtttatcccaggaatgcaagcattcttcaatatatgcaaattaaacaatgtgatacaccatattaacaaattgaaggaggaaaaacatatgatcatctcaatagatgcagaaaaagcttttgacaaaattcaacacccatttatgataaaaaccctccagaaagtaggcatagaggtaaatgacctcaccataataaaggccatatatgacaaagccacagcaaacatcgttctcaatgatgaaaaactgaaaacatttcctctaaaaccaggaacaagacaaggtagtccactctcaccactatattcaatatagttttggaagttttagccccagcagtcagagaagaaaaagaaataaaaggaattcaaatcggaaaagaagtaaagctgtcactgtttacagatgacatgatactatacttagagaatcctaaaggtgctaccagaaaactattagagctaattacggaatttggtaaagtttcagggtacaaaattaatgcacagaaatctcctgcattcctatacactaatgatgaaaaatgtgaaacagaaattaaggaaacactcccatttaccattgcaaaagaaagaataaaatacctaggaataaatctacctagggagacaaaagacctgtatgcagaaaactataagacactgatgaaagaaattaaagatgatacaaacagatggagagatataccatgttcttggattggaagaaacaatattgtgaaaatgactctactatccaaagcaatttacagattcaatgtaatccctatgaaactaccaatggcatttttcacagaactagaacaaaaaatttcacaatttgtatggaaacacaaaagaccccaaatagccaaagccaccttgagaaagaaaaatggagctggaggaatcaggctccctgacttcagactatactacaaagctacagtaatcaagacagcattgtactggcacaaaaacagaaatataaatcaatggaacaggatagaaggcccagagataaacccatgcacatatggtcaccttatctttgataaaggaggcaagaatatacaatggagaaaagacagccccttcagtaagtggtgctggaaaaactggacagctacatgtaaaagaatgaaactagaacactcccttacaccatacacaaaaataaactcaaaatggattaaagacctaaatgtaaggccagacactgtcaaactcttagaggaaaacataggaagaacaccctatgacataaatcacagcaagattttttttttttttttcagtacgcgggcctctcactgctgcggcctctcccgttgcggagcacaggctccagacgcgcaggctcagtggccatggctcacgggcccagctgctccgcggcatgtgggatcctcccggaccggggcacgaacccatgtcccctgcatcggcaggcggacccccaaccactgcaccaccagggaagccccagcaagatcttttttgacccacctcctaaagaaacggaaataaaaacaaaaataaacaaatgggactaaagaaacttaaaagcttttgcacagcaaaggaaacgagaAACTAGacgaaaagacaatgctcagaatgggagaaaatatctgcaaatgaagcaactgataaaggattaatctccaaaatatacaagcagctcatgcagctaaatatcaaaaaaacaaaaaacccaatccaaaaatgggcagaagacctaaataaacatttctccaaagaagatatacagattgccaacaaacacacgaaaggatgttcaacatcactactcattagagaaatgcgaatcaaaaccacaatgaggtatcacctcacacctgtcagaacggccatcatcaaaaaatctacaaacaataaatgctggagagggtgtggagaaaagggaaccctcttgctctgttggtggtaatgtaaattgatacagccactatggagagcagtatggagattccttaaaaaactaaaaatagaactaccatatgacccagcagtcccactactgggcatataccctgagaaaaccatgattcaaaaagagtcatgtaccacaatgttcattgcagcactatttacaatagccagacatggaagcaacctaagtgtccatcgacagatgaatgaataaagatgtggcatatataaacaatggaatattactcagccataaaaagaaacaaaactgaactatttgtagtgagatggatggacctagattctgtcatacagagtgaagtcagaaagagaaaaaagaaataccgtatgctaacacatatatgaggaatctaaaaaaaacaaaaaggtcctGATGAaactaggagcaggacaggaatagggacgcacacatagagaatggacttgaggacaaggggagggggaagggtaagctgggacaaagtgaaagagtagcattaacacatatacactaccaaatgtaaaaaagatagctaatgggaagcagctgcatagcacagggagatcagctcagtgctttgtgaccacctagaggggtgggatagggagggtgggagggatatgcaagagggaggggatatggggatatatgtatacataatagctgattcactttgttatacagcagaaactaacacaacattgtaaagcaattatacgccaataaaaatgtttaaaaaaataactaatttcAGAATGCTTCAAAAACCAATTCACCCATCATATTATTGAGACTGTAGGGGAAAAGGACATTCTGGGGGGTATAAATTGTTACAAGTCATTTTAGAGGACACTTTGGAAACAATGATCAAAATGTGAAATGTGTAAACCCCTTGACCACAGCTATACATCTAGGAATCTATTCAATCTATTCTACagaaatactgatacatgtgTAAAAAGattatgtgcatgtatgtgtgtacacacatacaaagatatacatataaatgcaaagatatttatgtatgtatgcatacatacatttatttgcaaagatacatatatatgtacacacaaagacatatacatttatttgcaaacatatatatacacacaaagatacatgtgtgtgtatatacatttaaatatgaGTGCACATTCATTATAGTTCTGTAtgtattaggaaaataaaatggagacaacctaaatgtccatcaataggcgaacgattttttaaaattatgatacaaccatacaatgcaatactatgtagccattaaaataCTGGAGTAGATGTATTAGGTTAACTATATGAAACTGCCAATTCCTTCCTGTTTAGGTCTACAGAAATAGCAATTTCACATGGTTCAACTTCATCTATGTACAGATATGAACAATTTCTAAGCATATTAGAAACTGAAAAAGGCAAGTTGCAAAGCATGATGTAGTTAtgttaaaatataagaaacaaaaatacagaaataaacgAGAGATACTCACCAAAGAGTTAACATGATTATTTCTGGGCCTTTTacaatgagaattttttaaataatttctttaaaaaatatgtttactaCAAGTAATTCCAAAGTGTTTCTATATTTTGTAAGCATTTTTTCTGATCTACAAATTCCAAAACCCATGAACTCACCGTGTTTCTCCACTGGCACAGATGAGGAGAGTAATGAAGAATTAGCTTTATTTATTCAGGCAAAGAAACCCAGGTTATTATGAAAACAAGGCAAAAAGCAGAACTTTGTCTTGGATTATCTCGAGACAATTGCCTGAAATTTTCCTGCTTACTTTTCCTGTTTGAACCTGGCTTTTCAGACTAATGTGAGGTGATCTGTTTTTCTGTGATTCAGAACCTCACAGAACTTGGcaggcaaagaaatacaaagaaaggaagaaaaggaaaggggaaaagtggggggAGCGAAAGAAGATGGGCAGAACTTGAGAAGGCTTTATAAAGTAACACAACACACCCATACCCTCTGGGAACAAAGGAACAAAGCTGATGGGAGACAACAGATGTTCTTCCCAAACCATGAAAGCATAACACTCTACACCCAAAACGCCTCCTCATTCCAAGGAGTGGCTAATACCTCTTACTAGAATATCTGTACAACAAaggatttgtttttcctttttccttagaTGATACATGTTAAAGGTAAAATCACTGTTACCAGGTACGTATCAAGTGTGAGTTATCCAAATTGTTGGTTTCTCTTGATTCTTATTTCTCTaaatcagttttattgaggtagagTTGACATAAGGTAAAAATGCATCCACTTTAATTTTACATATCCATGAGTTTTGACAAGTAATACACTCCTAACCACCTCCAAAATCAATTTTGGATGAGGGTCCATCATCCAAAAACGTTTCTTTGTGCCAGTCaatccccactcccacctctggCTCCAGACAGCCACTCATCTGCTTTCTATCATTACAgattatatttgtcttttctaacatttcatataaatagaatcatacagtatgtacccttttgtgtgtgtattcttttactcaacataatgtttttgagattcacccatcTTACTGTGTGCATTTATAgttcattcctcttttttttttatagttcattccttttaattgctgaTTTCCATTGTATTCCATTGTCTGGCTACGCTATAacaacagtttatccattcacctattgaagaacATTTTGGTTACTTCTAGtctttggctattatgaagaaagttgctgtgaacattaggTTGACTCTTACTTTTGCAGtaagtaaggtttttttttccaatataaagtcatttgttttcaaattagcaataaaataatcaactttacattaaaaaatgaatagacaACCAAAAACCCTTCAAATCTGATTTGAAACTGATTTGAAATGAAAATCTGTCCATTTGGTTGGGGCATAGGGATGGGAGATAAAACTAATATGTCTTAAACACTTACTAAATGCTCATTAATATGCACAGATTATCTCTTAAATTTTCACAAGCACACTACACCGTGAGGTagctattattcttattttactaaTAAGGAAATAGAGGCACCAAGAAGTtaaagaacttgcccaaggtcacagagcgaCTAAGCAGCAAAACCAGAAATTTGCACACAGAACTGCCTGACTCCCATCTGATGCTCTGCAACCCTGCTTCTCGTTGCTGCACCTCTGGCAGGAGGCTTGGTAAATAGACTCAAAGGCAGACAGATTTTGGTTTGAGGTATTGTGTTGACCTAGCTGGGGGAAGCAGAAGAGGGAAGATGGCAGTGACTgggtaaagagagaaaagagaaaagaaagaggaaagaggataaaaggagaggagggaaaggagcattatctccattttgacAGAATAAGAAGGAGTCTGAAGATCCAGCACGAAGCTGGACTCCCTGGAAACCGCCTAAGGCCTGAAACATTTCTGCTCACAACTGAAGGCAAAACCTTATCCAGCCTTGGCAGTTCCTTCCCTCTTCATCTGGGCTCCACCTCTCAACCATGAAGCTCACAGAAAGCCAGGAGGGGGAGCACCTTTTCAGTTGGGTCGACATTGCTATTTTGCATGGAGCAAATGCCTCTCACATTTGTGTCTGAAGTCAAGAAAAAGCTGTGCTTGGGATTAGAGAAACTGAAAACAAGTAAGATGACTCATTTGAAACAGTTTGAAAAGTGTAGAAAGTTTAATGATTTAGCTCAAAATTAATTCAATGCTtacaaagagagaaaggagccaaagtaaaagaagaaatgcagaaagTGTGTAGCCCTCAATATGTGTCAAACACCGAGCTAACAGTTTTGTCTGTATTAATTGAGTTGATCTTCATAATCCTATGAAGTatgtactatttttatttctatttcacacATGAGGAAATCATGcct includes these proteins:
- the LOC132480182 gene encoding LOW QUALITY PROTEIN: putative G antigen family E member 3 (The sequence of the model RefSeq protein was modified relative to this genomic sequence to represent the inferred CDS: substituted 1 base at 1 genomic stop codon); the encoded protein is MSGHVRPRSKSARRRNDGESSQPVRPLVAQQPSDKQPQLEEPQTESQDIIPTYNIEDEGASVAQRADMEADQXKRVLLKTVDEPGGGPDVKKEILPSLEPVKMPEAGEGQPQI